The genome window AGGAGGTAGAGTTCATATGGCGGGGCGGCCGGTTCCAGTCGAGCGCGAAGGCCAGTGGCGTCCAGCCGGTCTGTGGGCGCAGCTTCTCCTGCCCCACATAATGCGACCAACCGCCGCCCGACTGGCCTATGGCGCCGCAGAACACCAGGAGATTGATGATCCCCCGGTAGGTCATGTCCATATGGTACCAATGATTGACGCCAGCGCCGAGGATCACCATCGAGCGACCGTTGGTCTTTTCGGCATTGGTGGCAAACTCGCGCGCAACGGTAATGATCGCATCACGCTTCACCCCGGTGACACGTTCCGCCCAGGCCGGCGTAAACGGCATGTCCTCGTCATAGCTGCGAGCAACGTTGGCGCCGCCGAAGCCGCGGTCGAGACCGTAATTCGCCATCATGAGGTCATACGCGGTCGCGACCGTCACCGGCTCGCCACCCACACCGGCGATGGTACGGACCGGAACGTTGCGGGTCAGGATTTCGTCATGTGCAGTCGCAACGAAATGTTCGGTGGCACGTCCGCCGAAATAGGGAAAATCGACCGCCCTGATTTCCGCCCCGTCCCCTGCAAGCGTGAGCTTGAGGCGGATATCACGACCGTGGCCATCCTTCTCCTCAAGGTTCCATTTCGCCTGTTCGCCCCAGCGGTAGCCGACCGAACCGAGCGGGGCGACCAGATCACCGGTATTCTCGTCGATGGCAACCGTCTTCCATTCCGGATTGTTGGTCTCTCCGAGCGCGCCTTTGAGCTCCGAGGCGCGAAGCAGGCGCTCAGGCACCAGCTTGCCGTTCCGCTCGGCAAGACGCACCAGGAACGGCATGTCGGTGTAGCGCCGCGTATAATCGTCGAAATAGGGAACCGAACGATCGAGATGGTATTCGCGCAGAATGACATGGCCCATGGCAAGCGCCAGCGCGGCATCCGTTCCCTGCTTTGGATTGAGCCAAATATCGCCAAACTTGGTCGCCTCGGCATAGTCCGGGCTTACGACAGCGCTCTTGGTACCCTTGTAACGGACCTCGGTGTAGAAATGGGCGTCCGGGGTACGGGTCTGTGGTACGTTCGAGCCCCAGACGATGATGAAGCCGGCATTGTACCAGTCGGCCGATTCCGGCACATCCGTTTGCTCGCCCCAGGTCTGCGGGCTTGCTGGCGGCAGATCGCAATACCAATCATAGAAGGACATGCAGACGCCGCCGAGCAGCGACAGATAACGTGACCCGGCTGCATAGGAAACCATCGACATGGCGGGAATCGGCGAGAAACCGATGATGCGGTCGGGGCCGTGCGCCTTGATCGTGTAGGCATTGGCGGCGGCGATGATCTCGTTGACTTCATCCCAGGTGGCTCGCACAAAGCCGCCATGGCCGCGGATCGAGATGTAGGACTTTCGCTTTTCTGCGTCTTCCGCGATCGAAGCCCACGCAGCGACCGGCGACATGGTTTTCCGTGCCGTGCGCCAGAGCTTCAGCAGCCGGCCGCGGATCATCGGATATTTCACCCGCGCACCGGAGTAGAGATACCAGCTATAGGAGGCGCCGCGGGCACAGCCCCGCGGCTCGTGGTTCGGCAGGTCGGGTCGCGTGCGCGGATAGTCCGTCTGCTGGGTCTCCCAGGTGACGATCCCGCCCTTGACATAGATCTTCCATGAACAGGAACCCGTGCAATTCACCCCATGGGTAGAACGGACGATCTTGTCGTGCTGCCAACGCTTGCGGTAACCGTCCTCCCAGGAGCGGTCCTCGCTGGTGACGATCCCATGTCCGTTTGAGAACTGACCAACATTCTTGCGAAAGAAGGTCAGACGGTCGAGGAAGTGCGACATATATTTCTCCCTGTTATTCGGCCGCGGCGGCTTGGCCGGCGGTGCGGCGCTTGCGCCGCTCGATGTCATGAAGAAGGCCGCCCTTGCGGGTGTAGACGACCCAGGTGAGGACAAGGCAGCTCACGTAGAAGACGAGAAAGGCCCAGAGCGCTGTCTCGGCGCTGCCGGTCAACGCGATCGAGGTACCAAAGCTCTTCGGAATGAAGAAGGCTCCGAAAGCGGCAATCGCCGAGGTGAAGCCGGTGATGGCGGCCGCCTCCTTCTCCCCTTGACGACGACGCATTTCGGCGTCGGCACCCGGCATCAGCCGCTCCATCTCCCTGGCGCTGATCGCCGGTATCATCTGGAAGGTGGAGGCATTGCCGACGCCAGTGGCGAAGAAAAGGACGAGGAAGCTGGCAAAGAAGCCCCAGAAGGCACCGGGCTGCTCCCTCATGCCCGTGAACCACAGCACGCCCGCAACGCCGGCCATCATCAACGCGAAGACCCAGAAGGTGACGCGCGCGCCGCCATAGCGATCGGCAAGCCACCCGGTAGCTGAGCGCGAGAGCGCGCCGACCAGCGGTCCGAGAAAGGCGAACTGCAACGCATTGATCTCCGGAAACAACATCTTCGACAACAACGGGAAGCCCGCGGAATAGCCGATGAAGGAGCCGAACGTACCGGTGTAGAGCCAGCACATGATCCAGTTGTGTTTCCGCTGGAAGATGATTGCCTGCTCTGCGAACGAGGCCTTGGCCGAGGCAATGTCATTCATGCCGAACCAGGAGGCGCAAGCCGACAGCACGATGAAGGGCACAAAGAAGAAACCGGCATTCTGCAGCCAGAGCGGCGCAACTCCGGCTGTGCTGGCTGCCATTTGAGGTGTACCGCCGAGCGGCCCGAAGAGACCTACTGCAATGACAAGCGGCACGGCGAACTGCACGACGCTGACACCAAGATTGCCAAGTCCGGCATTGAGCGCAAGCGCGTTGCCCTTCTCCGATTTCGGGAAGAAGAAGGAGATATTGGCCATGGAAGAGGCGAAATTGCCGCCGCCGAAACCGCAAAGCAAGGCCAGGATCAGGAATACGACATAAGGCGTTTCGGGATGCTGCACGGCGTAACCGATGCCCACCGCCGGGATGATGAGTGACCAGGTGGTGAGCGTCGTCCAGAGCCGGCCGCCGAAGATCGGCACCATGAACGAGTAGAAGATCCGCAGCGTAGCACCCGACAGGCCCGGCAATGCGGCGAGCCAGAAGAGTTGGTCGGCGCTGAAGGTGAAACCCGCGAGCGGTAGCTTGGCGACCACGACCGACCAAACCTGCCAGACGGCAAAGGAGAGAAGCAGCGCCGGGATTGACAGCAAGAGATTTCGGCGAGCGACTGCCCGGCCGATCTTCTGCCAGAACACCGGATCTTCGGGGCGCCAGTCGGTCAGCACCGCCTTGCTCGGACGGGTCTGAACCACTGGTTCAGGCAATCCCTGCATTTCCGGGAAGGGCGGCAACCGAGAAAGGGGCACGCCGGCGGCCCCGCGTTCCATCTGGCGGATCGCAAGATGCATCCAGACGAGCGCACCGCCGACAAGCACGAAGAGCGCCATAAAGCAACTCGTCCACAGACCCGTTAAGTCGAGCAGCACGCCGAAGAGGATCGGCAGGACAAAGCCGCCGAGGCCCCCGATCATACCTACGAGGCCACCGACCGAGCCAACATGGTTCGGATAGTAGGCTGGAATGTGCTTGTAGACGGCTGCCTTGCCGAGCGCCATGAAGAAGCCGAGCACGAAGATCGTGACGACGAAGCCGCCAAGGCCCATTTCAAGGTGGAATGAGGTCGTACCGTTTGCGCCGTGGACCACGTAGTCGGTCGGCGGATAGGACAGTATGAAGGTCGCCGCTGTGCAGACAAGGAAAGTCCAATAGAGGACGCGGCGCGCGCCATAGGTGTCCGACAGATGACCGCCATAGGCGCGCAACAGGCTCGCCGGCACCGAGAAGAAAGCGGCGATCATGCCTGCAGTCTCGATATTAAGGCCATAGACCTTGATCAGGTATTGCGGCAGCCAGAGTGCCAGTGCGACGAACGCACCGAACACAAAGAAATAGTAAAGTCCGAAGCGCCAGATCTGCACATTCTTGAGCGGTTCGAGTTCGAGCCAGGCGCTCGTCGGCCGGATGCCGGAGCGACGTCGCTCGACGGTTACCGGATCATCCTTGGTGGTCAGCCAGAACAGAATAGCCATGACGGCAAGTCCGGCGGCCCAAATCTGCGCGACCGCCTGCCAACCGAAGGCGACGAGGACGAAGGGAGCAAGGAACTTGGTGACGGCCGCGCCGACATTGCCGGCGCCGAAAATGCCGAGTGCGGTTCCCTGTTTTTCGGGCGGATACCAGCGCGACACATAGGCAACACCGACGGCGAAGGAGCCGCCTGCGATGCCAATCCCAAGCGCTGCCACCAGCATCTGCGGGTAAGTGTGCGCGTAAGATAGCAGGAAAGTCGCGGCCGCACCGGCGAGCATGGTTGCGGTGAAGACGAGCCTCCCGCCGTAAAGATCGGTCCAAATGCCAAGCAGGACGCGGATCAGCGCGCCGGTGAGGATGGGTGTGCCGACCAGAAGCCCGAATTCAGTTTCGCTTAGTCCGAGTTCCTGTCGGATGCGGATGCCGATGATCGAGAAGATCGTCCACACCGCAAAGCAGGCCGTGAACGCCGCTGTGCTCATTCCCAAAATTTGACCGGCCTTGGGTCGTGCCGTTTCCTGTGTCATGGGCTGCCCTCGATGAAAGTTCGCGCCTGGCGCGGTTGGGAGCTATCGACAGCAGGATGGCAACACAGTCAGATGCACTCATTGATCCACATCAAGCATCGGCGTGATTTTTATCACATACTGTTTTGATGTGAGCCGCGTTGGGCGGCCGCCGAAGGTGAGCGCACGGGTCCCGTTCTGTTCTAAGAATCGCGGACCGTTGCCGGTGGGACGGAGATCGATGAGAAAAGGAGAGTATGGCGCATCAATCCGGGACATGCTGGAAGAACTGCCATTGTTTCAGTCGCTGCCCGACGCAACACGAAAGGAGCTGCTTGGCAATTCGGTACAGCATAGCGTGGCGCCAGGCACCGTGCTTTTTGAGCAGGGTGACATACCAAACTTCCAGATCGCACTTCTTTCGGGGTCGGTCCAGTTGTTTGGCCAGTCGCGGGAGGGACGCGAGGTATTGATCGAAGCGGTGCGCGAGCCGGGGCTCCTCATTCCCGCTGCCGTCGTGACAGGCGCGCCCTACCTCATGCAGGCGCGTGTGCCGGAACTCTCGCGTTTTCTGCTAATCCATGCAGGAACATTCCGCATAGCCGTGGCGCGTGAACCGTTGCTTGCGCATGCCGTGATCGGAAGCCTTGCTCATCAGTTCCGCCGAATGGTGCGGCAGATCAAGAATCTAAAGCTGAGGTCTTCCACCCAACGCATTGGCTGCTACCTACTCGCCTTATCGGCACGGCAGGGAACGCCCGACAAGGCCGTCCTTCCTTATGAGAAGACCCTGATCGCCTCCGAACTCGGCGTTACCCGCGAATCCTTTTCCCGTGCTCTGTCCGGTCTCGAAAAGGCGGGGATCAGGGTCGATGGTCAGACGATCGCTATCCTTGATTCTGCCAGGCTTGCCGCCGAATGCGGCTTTGATTCCTATATCGACGGCAGCGACGAATTTGACCTGACCCAACTTCCCTATCCACTTTAGCCGGTAGGAAACGCGACCGAGGCTTGACCCTTCTCGTCGCCCAAGACTTTCCCTCAAGCGCGCTAAAGGCTTCCAGCCAACAGCCGGAAGCCTTTGCATAGCGCTTGAGAGGAGATCAGAAGAAGCCAAGCGCCTTCGGGCTGTAGCTCACCAGCATGTTCTTGGTCTGCTGGTAGTGATCGAGCATCATCTTATGTGTCTCGCGACCGATGCCGGACTGCTTGTACCCGCCGAAGGCCGCATGGGCCGGATAGGCATGATAGCAATTCGTCCAGACGCGGCCGGCCCGGATCTCCCGCCCGAAGCGATAGGCGCGGTTGCCATCGCGGGTCCACACGCCGGCACCGAGGCCGTAGAGCGTGTCATTGGCGATTTCCAGCGCCTCCTTCTCGTCCTTGAAGGTGGTCACGGACACCACTGGGCCGAAGATCTCCTCCTGGAAGATGCGCATCTTGTTATGACCCTTGAAGATCGTCGGCTTGATGTAGTAGCCGCTTGAAAGCTCACCACCGAGATCATTGCGGCCGCCGCCCGTCAGCACTTCGGCTCCTTCCTGCCTCCCGATATCGAGATAGGAAAGGATCTTCTCCATCTGCTCGCTGGAAGCCTGGGCACCGATCATCGTAGCGGAATCGAGCGGGTTGCCCTGCTTGATCTGCTCGACCCGCTTCACGGCCTTTTCCATGAAACGATCGTAGATGGATTCCTGGACCAACGCCCTGCTGGGGCAAGTGCAAACTTCACCCTGGTTCAACGCGAACATGGCGAACCCTTCGAGCGCCTTGTCCAGGAAGTCGTCGTCTTCCGCCATCACATCCGCAAAGAAGATGTTCGGCGACTTGCCACCGAGCTCGAGCGTGACGGGTATCAGGTTCTGGCTGGCATATTGCATGATCAGCCGACCGGTCGACGTTTCGCCGGTGAAAGCAATCTTGGCGATACGCGGGCTGGTCGCGAGCGGCTTGCCGGCCTCGAGGCCAAAGCCGTTGACGATATTAAGCACGCCGGGCGGCAGCAAATCCCCGACGATTTCCGCCCAGACGAGCAGCGAAGCGGGCGTCTGTTCGGCGGGCTTGATAACGACGCAATTGCCGGCAGCAAGGGCAGGCGCCAGCTTCCATGCGGCCATGAGGATCGGGAAGTTCCACGGGATAATCTGGCCGACGACGCCGAGCGGCTCATGAAAATGATAGGCGACGGTATCTTGGTCGATCTCGCCGATCGAGCCTTCCTGAGCGCGAATGCAAGAGGCGAAATAGCGGAAATGGTCGATCGCGAGTGGAATATCGGCGGCCATTGTTTCGCGAATGGGCTTGCCGTTGTCCCACGTCTCCGCCTCGGCAAGCGTTTCGAGTTTGTCTTCCATCCGCTGGGCGATCTTCATCAGAATGTTCGAGCGCTCAGCGGCTGATGTCTTGGCCCAATTGTCCTTGGCCGTATGGGCGGCATCCAGCGCCGCGTTGATGTCGTTCTCGTCCGAGCGTGGAATCTCGCAGATCTTGCCGCCGGTCACCGGCGTGATGTTGTCGAAATATCTGCCGCCGATCGGCTCTCGCCATTCGCCGCCGATGTAATTCCCATATTTGAGCTTGAACGGAGATTCGACGATTTTCTGATGCAGCATGTCATCCTCCCTTGGTCGACAATTCCGGGCTGCAAACCCGATGGGAGAAATCTGCGCGTCTTTATCGCCGGACGACAGGGTGCGTGGTCCATACCGCAGTGCACAGTGTCGCAACTCTGCGACACTTTCGATCTGTCAATGCAGATCCAGCTTCCTCATCTTGCGATGAAGAGTGGCACGGTTCATGCCAAGGGAGAGTGCGGCTTGCGTCACATTGCCATTGGCGCGTGACAGTGCCCTGAGAAGAGCGGCACGTTCAGCCTCCTGAAGAGCTTTTCCATCGTCCAGATGCTTTTCCCGCAATGCATCGGTGGCTGGGACGCCAGCGGAAATGCGTTGGTCGTCGAGTTTCAACGCCACGCGTGCGGCTCTCGTCGCACCAAGCACCATATCGTTCCGATCGACGGCGAGAAGCGCCGAGGTCGAACCACTATCGGTCGGAACCAAAACAAAACGAGCTCCAGCAAAGGCGCTGCGGAAAAGACCGAGTTCGATACGCATGGCCGCCTCGCGAACCGTTTGGGAGATGATCGCCAGCGTCACCTCGTTGACATCCTCGCGGCATGTTGAAACGTCCAGCGCACCGGCCATCTGGCCGCGATGGTCGCGGATCGGCGCCGTGGTACAGCTCAGATTGATATTGGAGCAGAAAAAGTGCTGATCCCGAACGATCGCCACCGCCCGATCGTCAGCAAGCGCGGTGCCGATGCCGTTCGTGCCGATGCTCGCCTCGGTCCACACCGAGCCGGTCCAAAGGCCGAGATTCTGGAACTCCTTATCGTCGCCTGCCGTGCCGCGTCGCTCCAGCGCAATGCCGTCACGATCGGTCAGAAGCAGGCAGCAGCCAGCCTTTCCGACTGTCGAGAAGAGCCGACCGAGTTCATCAGCCGCTTCCACCAGCAGCCTTTCCGACTGTTGACATGCCGTTCGAAATTCCTGGTCGCTCAGACGAACAGGCAACCTCTTTTCCTCCGGTGCCAATCGATGCATGGTCATGCAGCGCCGCCAGGAGGCGACGATCGTAGAACTTGCAGCAACAGACTGCGCGGATGCATAAACCTGATCCGCATGCGCAGAATGCTCGTACATTGGGCTCCTCCCACCGAACGTCAGATCAATTCTTGCTAAAAAAGGGCGACGTGGCAATCCTGAGCATGCTGCCGCCAAGACCAGTTTCCGGCCCAATGGATCGCTGTGTCCCAGAGATCCGCCAAACATCTCGAGCGGCAGACAAGCACAGAGCACGTCATGTCAGCCGTATTCCTTGGCACGTCCGCTTATGCACAATTTTCCAAAATGTAGATCAGGCGATAGCGAATACCTTGATCCTCATCAATGTGCCCTTGATCAAATCTGATTTGGTAGAGAAGCCCCAGAGGCATAGTTCCAATGGGGCAGTCGAGCCGCCGCTTTCACCACGTTGGGGGCAAATGGGAAAGCGGCGGTTCGATTTGGGAATGACTGTCAGGAGCGGGAATCGATGCCGCGTCTCCGGATCCTACGCGGCCACGGCGACGGCAATCAGCTTCAAGCCGTTGAAATGGGGACGTCTCAGCGATGCTCCATCATCTCGTCCTACCATGGCCGCGATGACGAAATTTCGAAGCCGGCACTAAACAATAGCGCGCATGAAACGCGCCCTTCAGACCGAACGACGTCCATTTGGCATCAATCCCGATCAGACCTTCAAGAACTGCGGCAGCTTCACGAATTCGGCTTTTGGCACGGGCTTGCTGTACAAGAACCCTTGTGCCGCGTCGCATCCGTTAGCCCTTAGGAACGCCGCCTGTTCGACCGTCTCGACACCTTCCGCCACGACGTTTTGCCCAAGGCAACGGGCGATCGAGAGAATGGCCTTGACTAGCTCTGCGCTGCGCTTGTCGCCACTGCTGATGAATGATCGATCGATTTTCAGGGTGTCGATGGGAAAGCGAGCCAAGTAATTCAACGCCGAATAGCCGGTACCGAAATCATCGATGGCAATTGAGATTCCCATCGTCCGAAGGGCACAAAGAGTGGCCAGTGTCTCGTATTGTTGATCCAGCAGAAGGCTTTCCGTGATCTCAATCTCGATCCACTCAGGGCGGCAGGCGGTTTCATCGAGAATCTGGGTTACCATCTCCAGCAGATCAGATCGCTGGAACTGCCTGGATGAGACATTGATCGCCATTTTGTGAGACGCTGGGGTGTCGGCGTTCAATTCTGCCGCGGTTCGACAGGCTTCGCGAAATACCCATCGGCCCAAATCCGCGATTAATCCAGTGTCCTCGGCAATCGGAATGAACTCAGCCGGAGGAACCATGCCCATCTTTCCGTGATGCCATCGCAGGAGAGCCTCCGAGCCGACTATCCTGCCGTTTTCGACGAGTACCTTGGGTTGGTAGTACACTTCCAGTTCGCAGCGCTCGATGGCCCGGCGCAATTCCGATTCCAGCATCAGGCGGTGTTGCGCGTCTGCTGTCAGTTGCCTCGAATAAAATTGGAAGCCTCCCCGCCCAAGACGCTTTGCCAAATACATTGCGGAATCGGCATATTTGACGAGATCGTTTGCATCAGTGCTATGCTCTGGATGGAGCGCGATCCCGATGCTGCATGAGACGAAGACTTCCCTGCCGTCGAGCAGGAAGGGTTCGTCGAATGTTTTGAGCATCTTGGTGGCGATATCGCGCAAATCGTCCGCGTGCCGGATGTCTGGCAAGAGGATGGCGAATTCATCGCCGCTGAGACGGGCCACGGTGTCGGCGCTGCGCACGCTTGCCTGGAAGCGTCTGGCCGCCTGACAAAGCAGTTCGTCGCCGACGGGATGTCCCATCGTGTCGTTTACGGCTTTGAAATGGTCGATGTCCATCATCATGACGCCTACAACTTGGCGATGGGACTCAGCATCTGCCATCGCTTGCCGCAACCGCCCAAAGAACAGTTCCCGGTTGGGCAAGTCCGTAAGCGAATCGTAGAAGGCCATCCGATGAATTTTTTCGCGGGAGGCGTTCAACTCGGTAATGTCGCGGGCCACGCCGAGAACACCCGTTGTCTTTCCCTCGGCGCCAACGATTGGGACCTTTCGTGTTTCCAGAAGTATGCGTTGTCCACTGTCGTGGTGTGTGACCCATTTCTCATTGATCACGACGCCTCCGGCACGGATCGCTTCCAGCTCCCTTTCGCGGAAAAGGCGTGCGACGTCGGCGTCAAACAGGTCTAGATCCGTTTTGCCAACAATTTCGGACTCCGACTTGCCGATCAGACGCTCATAGGCGTGATTGCAAAGGAGATAGGCGCCCTCGATATCCTTCAACCATACCATGTCGGGTATAGTCTGAAGTACCGTGAGGAGGCGTGTTCGCGCTTCATCTAGAATATGCTCTCCCAGCTTCCGTTCGGTAACATCCCGTGACAGAACAAGAAACGTTTGGGAGGATGTTTCACTGCCCGCTTTCTTTGCAACATGATGCTCGAACCATCGGGACTCGCCGTTCTGTTGGACGATGCGAATGACGTGACAATCGCTGGCGCCTTTCTCGTCGGCCTCGCGGATGGCGCGCAACGCAGCCGCCGCGTCTTCAGGCGGGAGGACGTCGTTTACCGTTTTGCCCAGCAGTTGTTGTTTGGTCGCAGCCAGAAGTTCCGGATGCTTTGTCCATATCTGGAGATACCGTCCGTTTCGGTCCATCTCAAACAGAATATCAGGGATGGCGGCGATGATCGTTTCCGCGAATTCAAGCGCATCTTCAAGCCTCTGCTTCTCGTGCCGGCTAGACTCGTCCACGCGGGCAATCGCGCCGGGCTGAGCAACTGAAGCGCTATCCGCAAACGAACCATCCGCCTGCCAGTTATGGGAGAGAGATAGCAGCATCACATGGATCCTCCTGCCGGCAAAGGGACAGGAGGTGTCATACATCCGGTCGAACTTTCATCGGGAAGAACCGCACAATTCATTCGAGCGGAGTTGAAGGCTCAGCGAATTCATCGATCAAGAAAGAAGATGAATAGGCGCAATGCAGTTTGAGTACAGAGTCCTTAACAAAGTACATCGCCGATTGCGGCAAACACAACTTGTTGCGCAATTTGGACTGCAGATCGTAAAATGGACAGCCTTGCGCAGGCAACCGCAACCATGCACAAGTGCGCGCTTGGCGGAAATTCCTTCTTCTATTGCTCCCTGAAGAAACGTCGTCTGTGCGCTCGCTGCTACAGCCGACAGCGCTGCAAGGTAGCCTAAGCCCCAACGGCGTGCTATTCTGTCAGAAACTTTAGGGTGAAAGCTATGCGCCGGTTTCTTACATCGGTAGCGTTGTTTTTTGCAGCGACAATGGGGGCCGCGGGCGATCCCTTGTTCGATGCCGTTTCAGCGGGAAACACCGTTGCCGTGGAACAGTTTCTGGCTTCGGGCGCCGATGTCAACAGCCGCACTCACGACCAGGCGACACCACTCATCAACGCCGCGCTCGAAAATCAGCTTGCCGTAGCCGAGCTGTTGATAGGCAGAAATGCCGATGTCATGGCAAGGAATGCAGGCGGCTTTACACCCCTTCATGCCGCGGCATTTTCGGGTAACGTACCCATCAGCAAGCTGCTCCTGGAGCACGGAGCAATTCTCGACGATGCGTCCAACAAAGCGGGTGTTACGCCGCTCATGGTTGCGGGCGAAGAGAACCACGTCCTCCTCGCGGAGTTTTTGCTTGCGAAGGGGGCTGACGTCACCCACGCCGAGGTTCACGGCTACGCGCCGATCACGAGGGCCATGTGGAAAGGCAATGTCGATATCGTCCGTCTGTTCAAGCGGCATGGCGTGGCATGTCCTCCGGCCAGCGTTCTCGGCGAGGAGAATTACGCTAAGTGCATGGAAATCCATGAATAAACAGGAGGCGCAGATGCACTTTGGAAACGGGGCACAATGCATTGGTCGCTCTTTGGCAATGATCGGTCTGGCTGTCGCAGACATTGTCGGTGGATCGCCAGCCATGGCCGACGACTCGGTAAACACGGGGTACTTCGGCGGTGTCGCCATCATGGGATACGACACGGTCGCCTACTTTACCGAAGGCAAAGCGACGAAAGGCTCGGAAAAAATCTCCTACGAATGGATGGGGACGCCGTGGCATTTCGCCAGTGCCAAACATCGCGAGATGTTTATGAGCGAACCGCTTAAATACGCGCCTCAATACGGCGGCTATTGCGCGGGCGAGGTAAGCAGCGGGTCCGTCACGGTCAACATCGATCCAGAAGCCTTCAAGATTGTCGAAGGCAAGCTTTACCTGATGTATGACCAGGCGTATGCGGAGGAGTTTGCCGCGCATCCGGCGGACACTGTGACCAAGGCCGATGCCAAATGGCCGAAGGTCGCGGCCGATCTCGAACTGGATCAGTATCACTGACCACTAAAAAGGCTCTATTGGGCAGGCGAAAAATAGAAGACCTTGGTCGAATTCACGTAAGCATAGCTGGTTTCGTCGGCCGGGTTTGCGTGTCTATAGACCGGGCCACAATCGGGTCGGCCAAACGCGTTTTCACTTTGCTCGCAAAGCAGGTCCCCTTTGACAGAAACCTTCTCGGTCATCATCTGGGATGCGGAGCGGAATGCGGCCTTGCCGTCCAGTTGGACTTGCATGAGCGCAGGGCTTTCGGACGGCTCGGTCTTTCCCCGCAGAAGTTTGCCCATGACGGCGGCCGCGATCTCGGGACCCTTCAACCGGTATTGCTCGTCGCCCTGGAAGCCGAACGGCCATTCCGGCAGCCCGGCCTCGCGCAGCGCGTCTAGGATAAATGCCAAATCCTCTTCCCTGAAATGGGCATTGCCGAGCCGCCAGGCCGCGATGCTGTCGCGCCCCCCGAGAAGACGTTCGGCTTCGGCGACAGTCGCTCGAGCCTCATCAATGCGACCGACACGGACATAGGCCATGGCGAGTGGGGTAACGAACTCGCCGTTGCCTTGAGAGCCGTAGCCCGCGCGTTTGAAATTGTCTATCGCCCTCTCGTAATCGCGCTGCAGATAAAAAATCATGCCAGCCGTGTATCGATCGATGGCGGAGAGGTTCGGATCGAACCTGAGCGCCTTCTCGACGGCCGCAGCGGCGT of Rhizobium sp. NXC24 contains these proteins:
- a CDS encoding bifunctional diguanylate cyclase/phosphodiesterase, producing the protein MLLSLSHNWQADGSFADSASVAQPGAIARVDESSRHEKQRLEDALEFAETIIAAIPDILFEMDRNGRYLQIWTKHPELLAATKQQLLGKTVNDVLPPEDAAAALRAIREADEKGASDCHVIRIVQQNGESRWFEHHVAKKAGSETSSQTFLVLSRDVTERKLGEHILDEARTRLLTVLQTIPDMVWLKDIEGAYLLCNHAYERLIGKSESEIVGKTDLDLFDADVARLFRERELEAIRAGGVVINEKWVTHHDSGQRILLETRKVPIVGAEGKTTGVLGVARDITELNASREKIHRMAFYDSLTDLPNRELFFGRLRQAMADAESHRQVVGVMMMDIDHFKAVNDTMGHPVGDELLCQAARRFQASVRSADTVARLSGDEFAILLPDIRHADDLRDIATKMLKTFDEPFLLDGREVFVSCSIGIALHPEHSTDANDLVKYADSAMYLAKRLGRGGFQFYSRQLTADAQHRLMLESELRRAIERCELEVYYQPKVLVENGRIVGSEALLRWHHGKMGMVPPAEFIPIAEDTGLIADLGRWVFREACRTAAELNADTPASHKMAINVSSRQFQRSDLLEMVTQILDETACRPEWIEIEITESLLLDQQYETLATLCALRTMGISIAIDDFGTGYSALNYLARFPIDTLKIDRSFISSGDKRSAELVKAILSIARCLGQNVVAEGVETVEQAAFLRANGCDAAQGFLYSKPVPKAEFVKLPQFLKV
- a CDS encoding ankyrin repeat domain-containing protein; this translates as MRRFLTSVALFFAATMGAAGDPLFDAVSAGNTVAVEQFLASGADVNSRTHDQATPLINAALENQLAVAELLIGRNADVMARNAGGFTPLHAAAFSGNVPISKLLLEHGAILDDASNKAGVTPLMVAGEENHVLLAEFLLAKGADVTHAEVHGYAPITRAMWKGNVDIVRLFKRHGVACPPASVLGEENYAKCMEIHE
- a CDS encoding YHS domain-containing (seleno)protein produces the protein MIGLAVADIVGGSPAMADDSVNTGYFGGVAIMGYDTVAYFTEGKATKGSEKISYEWMGTPWHFASAKHREMFMSEPLKYAPQYGGYCAGEVSSGSVTVNIDPEAFKIVEGKLYLMYDQAYAEEFAAHPADTVTKADAKWPKVAADLELDQYH